A part of Planococcus sp. MB-3u-03 genomic DNA contains:
- a CDS encoding lipoate--protein ligase family protein, giving the protein MALFMEEKKWRFWDQSLSARKRSALESFAADDTLCELVGSQKSPPTVRTWVHDDTVVLGIQDHRLPHIDQAMAGLEDNGYQAIVRNSGGLAVVLDSGVLNISIVLSEKEGAIDIPQGYDLMVELVEALFPEAEIDAYEIVGSYCPGSYDLSIGGKKFAGISQRRIRRGIAVQVYLCIEGSGAGRAEVIREFYEAGKQGEETKFSYPEIQPEVMASLSELLGRDITVPEVVLDLHALLGSPAPMPLQEEEFELYSFYLKRVLERNEKMLERTLE; this is encoded by the coding sequence ATGGCTTTATTTATGGAAGAGAAAAAATGGCGTTTTTGGGACCAGTCCTTGAGCGCGCGCAAACGTTCGGCGCTTGAATCGTTTGCGGCGGACGATACGCTATGTGAACTGGTCGGCTCGCAGAAAAGCCCGCCGACGGTCCGGACCTGGGTGCACGATGACACAGTGGTTCTCGGCATCCAGGACCACCGCTTGCCTCATATCGATCAAGCGATGGCGGGCCTGGAAGACAATGGCTATCAGGCAATCGTCAGGAATTCCGGCGGCCTGGCCGTTGTCCTCGATTCCGGCGTTTTGAATATTTCCATCGTCCTGTCGGAAAAAGAAGGCGCCATCGACATTCCGCAAGGCTACGATTTGATGGTCGAGCTCGTTGAAGCGTTATTTCCGGAAGCGGAAATCGACGCCTACGAAATCGTCGGTTCATATTGCCCGGGCAGTTACGACCTGAGCATCGGCGGCAAGAAATTCGCCGGCATCTCCCAGCGTCGCATCCGCCGCGGCATCGCCGTGCAAGTGTATTTGTGCATCGAAGGAAGCGGGGCGGGACGGGCGGAAGTGATCCGCGAGTTTTACGAAGCGGGCAAGCAAGGGGAAGAGACCAAATTCAGCTACCCGGAGATCCAGCCAGAAGTGATGGCGTCGCTCAGCGAACTGCTCGGCCGCGACATCACCGTTCCTGAAGTGGTGCTCGATTTGCATGCGCTGCTTGGCTCGCCTGCTCCGATGCCGCTTCAGGAAGAAGAATTTGAATTGTATTCGTTTTATTTGAAACGGGTGCTTGAACGCAATGAAAAAATGCTCGAACGGACGCTTGAATGA
- a CDS encoding YwgA family protein codes for MLQEHARIVDFIATAEGVTGRKKLQKMVYIMKKLNVPFKEKYEFHIYGPYSEELTARIEELCDMGFLSEALEDKGSYVQYKYAVTDEGMEFRNAVGASIPKNPEAAALLNAKSARFLELASTLLYFGHLERDEQIAKLHSVKGKLNFTEAEIEEAYRFLGELEQLKHSCIGRYLL; via the coding sequence TTGCTCCAAGAACATGCAAGAATCGTCGATTTTATCGCGACGGCCGAAGGAGTAACCGGCCGAAAGAAACTGCAGAAAATGGTCTATATCATGAAAAAGCTCAATGTCCCGTTCAAGGAGAAATACGAATTCCATATTTATGGGCCTTACTCGGAAGAATTGACGGCACGGATCGAGGAATTATGCGATATGGGCTTTTTATCGGAAGCGCTCGAAGACAAAGGTTCCTATGTACAATATAAATACGCAGTAACGGACGAAGGCATGGAATTCCGCAATGCCGTCGGCGCTTCAATTCCGAAAAACCCTGAAGCCGCCGCTTTGCTCAATGCCAAAAGCGCGCGTTTCCTGGAGTTGGCCTCGACGCTTTTATACTTCGGCCATCTAGAGCGTGATGAGCAGATCGCCAAGTTACATAGCGTCAAAGGCAAGCTCAACTTCACCGAAGCCGAAATCGAGGAAGCCTATCGTTTTCTCGGCGAACTCGAGCAATTGAAACATTCGTGTATTGGCCGTTATCTTTTATAG
- a CDS encoding HD domain-containing protein yields the protein MSYATQKLAEEKVFKDPVHRYIHVRDQVIWDLVNSKEFQRLRRIKQLGTSYLVFHGAEHSRFNHSLGVYEIVRRISDDVFHGRPEWDESERLTVLCAALLHDLGHGPFSHSFEKVFNVDHEEFTRAILTGDTEVNSILKKVSPDFPAHVAEVIAKTYSNKQVVSLISSQIDADRMDYLQRDAYYTGVSYGHFDMERILRVMRPLDDQVVIKSSGMHAVEDYIMSRYQMYWQVYFHPVARSAEVILRKILQRAKELSESGYEFQQPPTHFLAFFDRSFTLDDYLALDEGVLMTYFQLWINERDPILADLCDRFVNRRLFQYVDFDPGTDYKKLGELSALFKKAGIDPEYYLIDDSTSDLPYDFYRPGEEEERLPIQLLMPNGDIKELSRLSQIVDAISGKRRTDYKLYFPAELLIDGKKKAIKQQILEMLREGGI from the coding sequence GTGAGCTACGCGACACAAAAATTAGCTGAAGAAAAAGTGTTCAAAGATCCGGTTCACCGGTATATCCATGTGCGTGACCAAGTGATTTGGGACCTCGTCAATTCGAAAGAATTCCAACGCCTGCGCCGCATCAAACAACTCGGGACATCCTACCTCGTCTTCCACGGGGCGGAGCATAGCCGCTTCAATCATTCACTCGGCGTCTATGAAATCGTCCGGCGCATCTCAGACGATGTGTTCCACGGCCGCCCGGAATGGGATGAAAGCGAGCGCTTGACGGTCTTATGCGCAGCGCTCCTTCACGACCTTGGGCATGGCCCGTTTTCACATTCGTTTGAAAAAGTATTCAACGTGGACCACGAGGAATTCACGCGTGCGATTTTGACCGGTGATACCGAAGTGAACAGCATCTTGAAAAAAGTATCGCCTGATTTTCCGGCGCATGTAGCGGAAGTCATCGCTAAGACCTATTCGAATAAACAAGTGGTCTCGCTTATTTCCAGCCAGATCGATGCCGACCGGATGGATTATTTGCAGCGAGATGCGTATTATACAGGCGTTTCCTACGGCCATTTCGATATGGAACGCATCTTGCGCGTCATGCGGCCGCTCGATGACCAAGTCGTCATCAAATCGAGCGGCATGCACGCGGTCGAAGACTATATCATGAGCCGCTACCAAATGTACTGGCAAGTGTATTTCCACCCGGTTGCGAGAAGTGCCGAAGTCATTTTGCGGAAGATTTTACAGCGAGCTAAGGAATTGAGCGAAAGCGGCTACGAATTCCAGCAGCCGCCCACCCATTTTCTCGCCTTTTTCGACCGTAGCTTCACGCTCGACGATTATTTGGCGCTCGATGAAGGCGTCTTGATGACCTACTTCCAGTTGTGGATAAACGAGCGCGACCCGATCCTCGCTGACCTGTGCGATCGTTTCGTCAATCGCCGCTTGTTCCAGTATGTCGATTTCGATCCCGGGACGGATTATAAAAAACTCGGGGAGCTTTCAGCTTTGTTCAAGAAAGCCGGCATCGATCCCGAATATTACTTGATCGATGATTCGACTTCCGACCTGCCCTATGATTTCTACCGGCCGGGGGAAGAGGAAGAACGGCTGCCGATCCAATTATTGATGCCAAACGGCGATATTAAGGAATTGTCGCGGCTGTCCCAGATTGTCGACGCCATTTCCGGCAAACGCCGAACCGATTATAAATTGTATTTTCCAGCGGAACTGCTTATCGACGGCAAGAAAAAAGCCATCAAGCAGCAAATCCTGGAAATGCTCAGAGAAGGAGGGATTTAG
- the hemQ gene encoding hydrogen peroxide-dependent heme synthase, translating into MNEAAITLDGWYVLHDFRSMDWVAWKMLDDEERQFAIDEFNNFMEKVNQADENKTGAHALYSIIGQKADLMLMLLRETMDELRELETEYNKLTLIAYTVPTYSYVSVVELSNYLSGESNEDPYQNPHVRSRLYPELQRSQYICFYPMDKRREGNDNWYMLPMQERKDLMLSHGKIGRSYAGKVKQIISGSVGFDDYEWGVTLFAEDVLQFKKLVYEMRFDEVSARYGEFGSFYVGTILDKEKTAKFLEV; encoded by the coding sequence ATGAATGAAGCAGCAATCACATTAGACGGCTGGTACGTGCTCCACGATTTCCGTTCAATGGACTGGGTCGCGTGGAAAATGCTGGACGACGAAGAGCGCCAATTCGCGATCGACGAGTTCAATAATTTCATGGAAAAAGTTAACCAAGCTGACGAAAACAAAACCGGTGCCCACGCCCTTTATTCCATCATCGGCCAAAAAGCCGACCTCATGCTCATGCTTTTGCGTGAAACGATGGATGAATTGCGCGAGCTCGAAACCGAATACAATAAATTGACCTTGATCGCCTACACAGTGCCGACTTATTCTTACGTTTCTGTCGTCGAGTTGTCGAACTACCTGTCAGGCGAAAGCAATGAAGACCCTTATCAAAATCCGCATGTCCGTTCGCGTCTGTACCCAGAGCTTCAACGCTCCCAGTACATTTGCTTCTATCCAATGGACAAGCGCCGCGAAGGCAACGACAATTGGTACATGCTGCCGATGCAGGAGCGTAAAGATTTGATGCTGTCACACGGCAAAATCGGCCGCAGCTACGCAGGCAAAGTCAAACAAATCATTTCCGGCTCTGTCGGGTTCGATGATTACGAGTGGGGCGTTACACTGTTTGCAGAAGACGTTCTCCAATTCAAGAAGCTTGTCTACGAAATGCGTTTCGATGAAGTATCCGCCCGCTACGGCGAATTCGGTTCATTCTACGTCGGCACGATTCTCGACAAAGAGAAAACTGCAAAATTCCTTGAAGTATAA